A DNA window from Trichosurus vulpecula isolate mTriVul1 chromosome 2, mTriVul1.pri, whole genome shotgun sequence contains the following coding sequences:
- the NR0B1 gene encoding nuclear receptor subfamily 0 group B member 1 yields MACLDRCRCCTDNRRQSSILYSILKSEEQKSEVQEQEQQERQQRQPTLGREQRQGQGQGCSCGSQRRVALKSPQVACKAASAVLVKTLRFVKNVPCFQELPLDEQLVLVRSCWAPLLVLGLAQDRVHFETVETSEPSMLQRILTTRRRDPDEREPQLSSSPPSLPEPLALTDPLQPPSAAQVQAIKGFLTKCWSLDISTKEYAYLKGTVLFNPDLPGLHCVQYIQGLQREAQQALNEHIRMLHRGHQARFAKLNVALSLLRSINANVIAELFFRPIIGTVNMDDMLLEMLCAKL; encoded by the exons ATGGCTTGCCTGGACCGATGCCGTTGCTGCACGGACAACAGGCGTCAGAGCAGCATCCTTTACAGCATCTTAAAGAGCGAGGAGCAGAAGAGCGAGGTtcaggagcaggagcagcaggAGCGGCAGCAGCGGCAGCCCACGCTGGGGCGGGAgcagaggcaggggcaggggcagggctgCTCCTGTGGCTCCCAGCGCAGAGTGGCCCTGAAGAGCCCGCAGGTGGCCTGCAAGGCGGCCTCTGCTGTGCTGGTGAAGACGCTGCGCTTCGTGAAGAACGTGCCCTGCTTCCAGGAGCTCCCCTTGGACGAACAGCTGGTGCTAGTCCGAAGCTGCTGGGCGCCGCTGCTTGTGCTCGGGCTGGCCCAGGACCGAGTGCACTTCGAGACCGTGGAGACCTCGGAGCCCAGCATGCTTCAAAGAATACTGACCACCAGGCGGCGGGACCCCGACGAGCGGGAGCCACAGCTGTCTTCATCGCCTCCCTCTCTTCCCGAGCCCCTGGCCCTGACCGACCCTTTGCAGCCACCCTCCGCCGCCCAAGTCCAGGCTATCAAAGGTTTTCTGACCAAGTGCTGGAGCCTGGACATCAGCACCAAGGAGTACGCCTACCTCAAGGGGACTGTGCTCTTTAACCCGG ACCTCCCAGGGCTGCACTGTGTTCAGTACATCCAGGGACTTCAGAGGGAAGCGCAGCAAGCTTTAAATGAACACATCAGGATGCTTCACAGAGGGCACCAGGCCAGATTTGCCAAGCTGAATGTTGCTCTTTCCCTGCTGAGATCCATTAATGCTAATGTCATTGCCGAACTCTTCTTCAGACCCATCATTGGTACAGTAAATATGGATGATATGCTATTGGAAATGCTCTGTGCAAAGTTATAA